Proteins encoded in a region of the Globicephala melas chromosome 1, mGloMel1.2, whole genome shotgun sequence genome:
- the IGSF8 gene encoding immunoglobulin superfamily member 8 isoform X2 — protein sequence MGALGPKPPPLLLLLILGVGCCAREVLVPQGPLYRVAGTAISISCNVTGYEGPAQQDFEWFLYRPEAPEAALGIVSTRDTRFSYAVFGPRVAAGEVQVQRLQGDAVVLKIARLQAQDAGIYECYTPSTDAHYLGSYSGKVELRVLPDMLQVSAAPPGPRGRQAPASPPRLMVHEGQELALGCLARTSTEKHTHLAVSFGRAVPEAPVGRATLQEVVGLRPDMAVEAGAPYAERLAAGELRLGKEGTERYRMVVGGAQADDAGTYHCTAAEWIQDPDGSWAQIAEKRAVLAHVDVQTLSSQLAVTVGPGERRIGPGEPLELLCNVSGALPPTGRHAAYSVGWEMAPAGAPGPGRLVAQLDTEGVGSLGPGYEGRHIAMEKVASRTYRLRLEAARPGDAGTYRCLAKAYVRGSGARLREAASARSRPLPVHVREEGVVLEAVAWLAGGTVYRGETASLLCNISVRGGPPGLRLAASWWVERLEDGELSSAPAQLVGGVGQDGVAELGVRPGGGPVSVELVGPRSHRLRLHGLGPEDEGVYHCAPSAWVQHADYSWYQAGSARSGPVTVYPYTHALDTLFVPLLVGAGLALAIGATILGSITCCFMKRLQKR from the exons ATGGGCGCCCTCGGTCCCaagccgccgccgctgctgctgctgttaaTCCTGG GAGTCGGGTGCTGTGCCCGGGAGGTGCTAGTCCCTCAGGGGCCCCTGTATCGCGTGGCTGGCACAGCCATCTCCATCTCCTGCAATGTCACTGGCTACGAGGGCCCTGCCCAGCAGGACTTCGAGTGGTTCCTGTACAGGCCTGAGGCCCCAGAGGCTGCCCTGGGCATTGTCAGTACCAGGGATACCCGATTCTCCTATGCTGTCTTTGGGCCCCGAGTGGCAGCTGGTGAGGTACAGGTGCAGCGACTGCAGGGTGATGCCGTGGTGCTCAAGATTGCCCGCCTGCAGGCCCAGGATGCTGGCATTTACGAGTGCTACACACCCTCCACTGATGCCCACTACCTCGGCAGCTACAGCGGCAAAGTGGAACTGAGAG TTCTTCCAGATATGCTGCAGGTGTCTGCTGCCCCCCCAGGGCCCCGGGGCCGTCAGGCCCCAGCTTCACCCCCTCGCCTGATGGTGCACGAGGGGCAGGAGCTGGCACTGGGCTGCCTGGCACGGACGAGCACGGAGAAGCACACACACCTGGCCGTGTCCTTTGGGCGAGCTGTGCCCGAGGCGCCAGTGGGGCGAGCAACGCTGCAGGAAGTGGTGGGACTCCGGCCCGACATGGCCGTGGAGGCCGGAGCTCCCTACGCTGAGCGGCTGGCGGCAGGGGAGCTGCGGCTGGGCAAGGAGGGGACTGAGCGCTACCGCATGGTGGTGGGGGGCGCCCAGGCGGACGACGCAGGCACCTACCACTGCACTGCCGCTGAGTGGATTCAGGATCCCGATGGCAGCTGGGCCCAGATTGCGGAGAAGAGGGCTGTCCTGGCCCATGTGGACGTGCAGACGCTGT CCAGCCAGCTGGCAGTGACAGTGGGGCCTGGGGAACGTCGGATCGGCCCAGGGGAGCCCTTGGAGCTGCTGTGCAATGTGTCAGGGGCCCTGCCCCCAACGGGCCGTCATGCCGCCTACTCCGTGGGCTGGGAGATGGCACCTGCGGGGGCACCTGGGCCCGGCCGCCTGGTTGCCCAGCTGGACACGGAGGGTGTGGGCAGTCTGGGCCCTGGCTACGAGGGCCGGCACATTGCCATGGAGAAGGTGGCTTCCAGAACCTACCGGCTACGGCTGGAGGCTGCCCGGCCCGGGGATGCGGGTACCTACCGCTGCCTCGCCAAGGCCTATGTCCGAGGGTCTGGGGCCCGGCTTCGGGAAGCCGCCAGTGCCCGCTCCCGGCCCCTCCCCGTGCACGTGCGTGAGGAAG GTGTGGTGCTGGAGGCTGTGGCCTGGCTAGCGGGAGGCACAGTGTACCGCGGGGAGACGGCCTCCCTGCTCTGCAACATCTCCGTGCGGGGCGGCCCCCCCGGGCTGCGGCTGGCTGCCAGCTGGTGGGTGGAGAGGCTGGAGGACGGGGAGCTGagctctgcccctgcccagctGGTGGGTGGCGTGGGCCAGGACggtgtggcagagctgggggtcCGGCCCGGAGGAGGCCCCGTCAGCGTGGAGCTGGTGGGGCCCCGAAGCCATCGGCTGAGACTGCACGGCTTGGGGCCCGAGGACGAAGGCGTGTACCACTGTGCCCCCAGCGCCTGGGTGCAGCACGCTGACTACAGCTGGTACCAGGCGGGCAGTGCCCGCTCAGGGCCTGTCACGGTCTACCCGTACACACATG CCCTGGACACCCTGTTTGTGCCCCTGCTGGTGGGTGCAGGGCTTGCCCTAGCCATCGGAGCCACCATCCTGGGCTCCATCACCTGCTGCTTCATGAAGAGGCTGCAGAAACGGTGA
- the IGSF8 gene encoding immunoglobulin superfamily member 8 isoform X3 produces MKSLAPENISRVGCCAREVLVPQGPLYRVAGTAISISCNVTGYEGPAQQDFEWFLYRPEAPEAALGIVSTRDTRFSYAVFGPRVAAGEVQVQRLQGDAVVLKIARLQAQDAGIYECYTPSTDAHYLGSYSGKVELRVLPDMLQVSAAPPGPRGRQAPASPPRLMVHEGQELALGCLARTSTEKHTHLAVSFGRAVPEAPVGRATLQEVVGLRPDMAVEAGAPYAERLAAGELRLGKEGTERYRMVVGGAQADDAGTYHCTAAEWIQDPDGSWAQIAEKRAVLAHVDVQTLSSQLAVTVGPGERRIGPGEPLELLCNVSGALPPTGRHAAYSVGWEMAPAGAPGPGRLVAQLDTEGVGSLGPGYEGRHIAMEKVASRTYRLRLEAARPGDAGTYRCLAKAYVRGSGARLREAASARSRPLPVHVREEGVVLEAVAWLAGGTVYRGETASLLCNISVRGGPPGLRLAASWWVERLEDGELSSAPAQLVGGVGQDGVAELGVRPGGGPVSVELVGPRSHRLRLHGLGPEDEGVYHCAPSAWVQHADYSWYQAGSARSGPVTVYPYTHALDTLFVPLLVGAGLALAIGATILGSITCCFMKRLQKR; encoded by the exons atgaagtcaCTTGCCCCAGAGAACATATCTA GAGTCGGGTGCTGTGCCCGGGAGGTGCTAGTCCCTCAGGGGCCCCTGTATCGCGTGGCTGGCACAGCCATCTCCATCTCCTGCAATGTCACTGGCTACGAGGGCCCTGCCCAGCAGGACTTCGAGTGGTTCCTGTACAGGCCTGAGGCCCCAGAGGCTGCCCTGGGCATTGTCAGTACCAGGGATACCCGATTCTCCTATGCTGTCTTTGGGCCCCGAGTGGCAGCTGGTGAGGTACAGGTGCAGCGACTGCAGGGTGATGCCGTGGTGCTCAAGATTGCCCGCCTGCAGGCCCAGGATGCTGGCATTTACGAGTGCTACACACCCTCCACTGATGCCCACTACCTCGGCAGCTACAGCGGCAAAGTGGAACTGAGAG TTCTTCCAGATATGCTGCAGGTGTCTGCTGCCCCCCCAGGGCCCCGGGGCCGTCAGGCCCCAGCTTCACCCCCTCGCCTGATGGTGCACGAGGGGCAGGAGCTGGCACTGGGCTGCCTGGCACGGACGAGCACGGAGAAGCACACACACCTGGCCGTGTCCTTTGGGCGAGCTGTGCCCGAGGCGCCAGTGGGGCGAGCAACGCTGCAGGAAGTGGTGGGACTCCGGCCCGACATGGCCGTGGAGGCCGGAGCTCCCTACGCTGAGCGGCTGGCGGCAGGGGAGCTGCGGCTGGGCAAGGAGGGGACTGAGCGCTACCGCATGGTGGTGGGGGGCGCCCAGGCGGACGACGCAGGCACCTACCACTGCACTGCCGCTGAGTGGATTCAGGATCCCGATGGCAGCTGGGCCCAGATTGCGGAGAAGAGGGCTGTCCTGGCCCATGTGGACGTGCAGACGCTGT CCAGCCAGCTGGCAGTGACAGTGGGGCCTGGGGAACGTCGGATCGGCCCAGGGGAGCCCTTGGAGCTGCTGTGCAATGTGTCAGGGGCCCTGCCCCCAACGGGCCGTCATGCCGCCTACTCCGTGGGCTGGGAGATGGCACCTGCGGGGGCACCTGGGCCCGGCCGCCTGGTTGCCCAGCTGGACACGGAGGGTGTGGGCAGTCTGGGCCCTGGCTACGAGGGCCGGCACATTGCCATGGAGAAGGTGGCTTCCAGAACCTACCGGCTACGGCTGGAGGCTGCCCGGCCCGGGGATGCGGGTACCTACCGCTGCCTCGCCAAGGCCTATGTCCGAGGGTCTGGGGCCCGGCTTCGGGAAGCCGCCAGTGCCCGCTCCCGGCCCCTCCCCGTGCACGTGCGTGAGGAAG GTGTGGTGCTGGAGGCTGTGGCCTGGCTAGCGGGAGGCACAGTGTACCGCGGGGAGACGGCCTCCCTGCTCTGCAACATCTCCGTGCGGGGCGGCCCCCCCGGGCTGCGGCTGGCTGCCAGCTGGTGGGTGGAGAGGCTGGAGGACGGGGAGCTGagctctgcccctgcccagctGGTGGGTGGCGTGGGCCAGGACggtgtggcagagctgggggtcCGGCCCGGAGGAGGCCCCGTCAGCGTGGAGCTGGTGGGGCCCCGAAGCCATCGGCTGAGACTGCACGGCTTGGGGCCCGAGGACGAAGGCGTGTACCACTGTGCCCCCAGCGCCTGGGTGCAGCACGCTGACTACAGCTGGTACCAGGCGGGCAGTGCCCGCTCAGGGCCTGTCACGGTCTACCCGTACACACATG CCCTGGACACCCTGTTTGTGCCCCTGCTGGTGGGTGCAGGGCTTGCCCTAGCCATCGGAGCCACCATCCTGGGCTCCATCACCTGCTGCTTCATGAAGAGGCTGCAGAAACGGTGA
- the IGSF8 gene encoding immunoglobulin superfamily member 8 isoform X1, whose product MGMGMGMGLEPDLLIPACALTEQPQVFPLTQPQEEGKGVGCCAREVLVPQGPLYRVAGTAISISCNVTGYEGPAQQDFEWFLYRPEAPEAALGIVSTRDTRFSYAVFGPRVAAGEVQVQRLQGDAVVLKIARLQAQDAGIYECYTPSTDAHYLGSYSGKVELRVLPDMLQVSAAPPGPRGRQAPASPPRLMVHEGQELALGCLARTSTEKHTHLAVSFGRAVPEAPVGRATLQEVVGLRPDMAVEAGAPYAERLAAGELRLGKEGTERYRMVVGGAQADDAGTYHCTAAEWIQDPDGSWAQIAEKRAVLAHVDVQTLSSQLAVTVGPGERRIGPGEPLELLCNVSGALPPTGRHAAYSVGWEMAPAGAPGPGRLVAQLDTEGVGSLGPGYEGRHIAMEKVASRTYRLRLEAARPGDAGTYRCLAKAYVRGSGARLREAASARSRPLPVHVREEGVVLEAVAWLAGGTVYRGETASLLCNISVRGGPPGLRLAASWWVERLEDGELSSAPAQLVGGVGQDGVAELGVRPGGGPVSVELVGPRSHRLRLHGLGPEDEGVYHCAPSAWVQHADYSWYQAGSARSGPVTVYPYTHALDTLFVPLLVGAGLALAIGATILGSITCCFMKRLQKR is encoded by the exons atggggatggggatggggatggggctgGAACCCGACCTCCTGATCCCAGCCTGTGCTCTAACCGAGCAACCACAAGTTTTCCCTCTGACTCAGCcgcaggaagaagggaaag GAGTCGGGTGCTGTGCCCGGGAGGTGCTAGTCCCTCAGGGGCCCCTGTATCGCGTGGCTGGCACAGCCATCTCCATCTCCTGCAATGTCACTGGCTACGAGGGCCCTGCCCAGCAGGACTTCGAGTGGTTCCTGTACAGGCCTGAGGCCCCAGAGGCTGCCCTGGGCATTGTCAGTACCAGGGATACCCGATTCTCCTATGCTGTCTTTGGGCCCCGAGTGGCAGCTGGTGAGGTACAGGTGCAGCGACTGCAGGGTGATGCCGTGGTGCTCAAGATTGCCCGCCTGCAGGCCCAGGATGCTGGCATTTACGAGTGCTACACACCCTCCACTGATGCCCACTACCTCGGCAGCTACAGCGGCAAAGTGGAACTGAGAG TTCTTCCAGATATGCTGCAGGTGTCTGCTGCCCCCCCAGGGCCCCGGGGCCGTCAGGCCCCAGCTTCACCCCCTCGCCTGATGGTGCACGAGGGGCAGGAGCTGGCACTGGGCTGCCTGGCACGGACGAGCACGGAGAAGCACACACACCTGGCCGTGTCCTTTGGGCGAGCTGTGCCCGAGGCGCCAGTGGGGCGAGCAACGCTGCAGGAAGTGGTGGGACTCCGGCCCGACATGGCCGTGGAGGCCGGAGCTCCCTACGCTGAGCGGCTGGCGGCAGGGGAGCTGCGGCTGGGCAAGGAGGGGACTGAGCGCTACCGCATGGTGGTGGGGGGCGCCCAGGCGGACGACGCAGGCACCTACCACTGCACTGCCGCTGAGTGGATTCAGGATCCCGATGGCAGCTGGGCCCAGATTGCGGAGAAGAGGGCTGTCCTGGCCCATGTGGACGTGCAGACGCTGT CCAGCCAGCTGGCAGTGACAGTGGGGCCTGGGGAACGTCGGATCGGCCCAGGGGAGCCCTTGGAGCTGCTGTGCAATGTGTCAGGGGCCCTGCCCCCAACGGGCCGTCATGCCGCCTACTCCGTGGGCTGGGAGATGGCACCTGCGGGGGCACCTGGGCCCGGCCGCCTGGTTGCCCAGCTGGACACGGAGGGTGTGGGCAGTCTGGGCCCTGGCTACGAGGGCCGGCACATTGCCATGGAGAAGGTGGCTTCCAGAACCTACCGGCTACGGCTGGAGGCTGCCCGGCCCGGGGATGCGGGTACCTACCGCTGCCTCGCCAAGGCCTATGTCCGAGGGTCTGGGGCCCGGCTTCGGGAAGCCGCCAGTGCCCGCTCCCGGCCCCTCCCCGTGCACGTGCGTGAGGAAG GTGTGGTGCTGGAGGCTGTGGCCTGGCTAGCGGGAGGCACAGTGTACCGCGGGGAGACGGCCTCCCTGCTCTGCAACATCTCCGTGCGGGGCGGCCCCCCCGGGCTGCGGCTGGCTGCCAGCTGGTGGGTGGAGAGGCTGGAGGACGGGGAGCTGagctctgcccctgcccagctGGTGGGTGGCGTGGGCCAGGACggtgtggcagagctgggggtcCGGCCCGGAGGAGGCCCCGTCAGCGTGGAGCTGGTGGGGCCCCGAAGCCATCGGCTGAGACTGCACGGCTTGGGGCCCGAGGACGAAGGCGTGTACCACTGTGCCCCCAGCGCCTGGGTGCAGCACGCTGACTACAGCTGGTACCAGGCGGGCAGTGCCCGCTCAGGGCCTGTCACGGTCTACCCGTACACACATG CCCTGGACACCCTGTTTGTGCCCCTGCTGGTGGGTGCAGGGCTTGCCCTAGCCATCGGAGCCACCATCCTGGGCTCCATCACCTGCTGCTTCATGAAGAGGCTGCAGAAACGGTGA
- the KCNJ9 gene encoding G protein-activated inward rectifier potassium channel 3 — protein sequence MAQENAAFSPGPEEQPRRRGRQRYVEKDGRCNVQQGNVRETYRYLTDLFTTLVDLQWRLSLLFFVLAYALTWLFFGAIWWLIAYGRGDLEHLEDTAWTPCVNNLNGFVAAFLFSIETETTIGYGHRVITDQCPEGIVLLLLQAILGSMVNAFMVGCMFVKISQPNKRAATLVFSSHAVVSLRDGRLCLMFRVGDLRSSHIVEASIRAKLIRSRQTLEGEFIPLHQTDLSVGFDTGDDRLFLVSPLVISHEIDAASPFWEASRRALERDDFEIVVILEGMVEATGMTCQARSSYLVDEVLWGHRFTSVLTLEDGFYEVDYASFHETFEVPTPSCSARELAEAAARLDAHLYWSIPSRLDEKVEEEGLGEGAGEEAGADKEQNGCLPPPESESKV from the exons ATGGCGCAGGAGAACGCCGCCTTCTCGCCGGGGCCTGAGGAGCAGCCGCGGCGCCGCGGCCGCCAGCGCTACGTGGAGAAGGACGGCCGCTGCAACGTGCAGCAGGGCAACGTGCGCGAGACGTACCGCTACCTGACCGACCTGTTCACCACGCTCGTGGACCTGCAGTGGCGCCTGAGCCTGCTCTTCTTCGTGCTGGCCTACGCGCTCACCTGGCTCTTCTTCGGCGCCATCTGGTGGCTGATCGCCTACGGCCGCGGCGACCTGGAGCACCTGGAGGACACGGCGTGGACGCCGTGCGTCAACAACCTCAACGGCTTCGTGGCCGCCTTCCTCTTCTCCATCGAGACGGAGACCACCATCGGCTACGGGCACCGCGTCATCACCGACCAGTGCCCTGAGGGCAtcgtgctgctgctgctgcaggccATCCTGGGCTCCATGGTGAACGCCTTCATGGTGGGCTGCATGTTCGTCAAGATCTCGCAGCCCAACAAGCGCGCCGCCACGCTCGTCTTCTCCTCGCACGCCGTGGTGTCGCTGCGCGACGGGCGCCTCTGCCTCATGTTCCGCGTGGGTGACCTGCGCTCGTCGCACATAGTCGAGGCTTCCATCCGCGCCAAGCTCATCCGCTCGCGCCAGACGCTCGAGGGCGAGTTCATCCCTCTGCACCAGACCGACCTCAGCGTGGGCTTTGACACGGGCGACGACCGCCTCTTCCTCGTCTCACCGCTCGTCATCAGCCACGAGATCGACGCCGCCAGCCCCTTCTGGGAGGCGTCGCGCCGCGCCCTCGAGAGGGACGACTTCGAGATCGTCGTCATCCTCGAGGGCATGGTGGAAGCCACGG GAATGACATGCCAAGCTCGGAGCTCCTACCTGGTGGATGAGGTGCTGTGGGGTCACCGCTTCACGTCAGTGCTGACCCTGGAGGATGGCTTCTACGAGGTGGACTATGCCAGCTTCCACGAGACCTTTGAGGTGCCCACACCCTCATGCAGCGCCCGGGAGCTGGCCGAGGCCGCAGCCCGCCTTGACGCCCATCTCTACTGGTCCATCCCCAGCCGGCTGGATgagaaggtggaggaggaggggctgggggagggggcgggcgaAGAGGCTGGGGCTGACAAAGAGCAGAACGGCTGCCTGCCGCCCCCGGAGAGTGAGTCCAAGGTGTGA